A region of Roseobacter litoralis Och 149 DNA encodes the following proteins:
- a CDS encoding ferritin-like domain-containing protein, which translates to MIPLAQMAEAVLRTADGREKTALSRKLAKEWQTARDAGETPEIGRADPPMHPARPQSPELLSPRDVPHRKPGSPEGRIALLHAVAHIELNAVDLHWDIIARFAHVKMPMGFYDDWVKAADEESKHFNLMCDCLEDFGSHYGALPAHAGMWRAAEDTVDDFMGRLAVVPMVLEARGLDVTPGMIEVFRRAKAKNAVEALELIYSEEVAHVAYGSKWFHFLCGRNDEDPKERFHELVRQYFHGPLKPPFNEEKRAEAGIPPDFYWPLTAKV; encoded by the coding sequence AAGACAGCCCTGTCGCGCAAGCTCGCCAAGGAATGGCAGACCGCGCGCGACGCAGGCGAGACGCCTGAAATTGGCAGGGCCGACCCGCCCATGCATCCGGCGCGACCACAAAGCCCGGAGTTGCTGAGCCCGCGCGATGTGCCCCACCGCAAACCGGGGTCACCCGAAGGCCGTATCGCGCTGTTACATGCTGTTGCCCACATTGAGCTCAATGCGGTTGATCTGCATTGGGACATCATTGCGCGGTTTGCGCATGTGAAAATGCCGATGGGGTTTTATGACGATTGGGTAAAGGCGGCTGACGAGGAATCCAAACACTTCAACCTGATGTGCGACTGCCTTGAAGACTTCGGCAGCCATTACGGCGCTTTGCCTGCACATGCTGGAATGTGGCGTGCGGCAGAAGATACGGTTGATGATTTCATGGGCCGCCTTGCGGTGGTGCCGATGGTGCTTGAAGCGCGCGGCCTTGATGTCACCCCCGGCATGATCGAGGTTTTCCGCCGCGCCAAGGCAAAGAACGCAGTCGAAGCGCTGGAATTGATCTACAGCGAGGAAGTGGCCCATGTCGCCTATGGCTCAAAGTGGTTTCACTTTCTATGTGGCCGCAACGATGAAGACCCGAAAGAGCGCTTTCACGAATTGGTGCGTCAGTATTTTCACGGCCCCCTGAAACCGCCCTTCAACGAAGAGAAACGCGCCGAAGCCGGGATACCTCCGGACTTTTACTGGCCGCTTACAGCGAAGGTTTAG
- a CDS encoding bactofilin family protein — MFSKSKMNEPASKPTQSDAPAAATSAPATPKQTDFKAAAPKAKPPASVLSADLHVTGNMKTTGDIQVEGTVEGDIRAHLLTIGESATIKGEVVADDVVINGRIVGRVRGLKVRLTSTARVEGDIIHKTIAIESGAHFEGSVQRQDDPLNPGAKTAPASKPNPAS; from the coding sequence ATGTTTTCTAAAAGCAAAATGAACGAACCGGCAAGCAAACCAACTCAGTCAGATGCGCCTGCTGCGGCGACATCGGCTCCTGCGACGCCGAAACAAACCGACTTCAAGGCGGCGGCCCCAAAGGCCAAGCCACCCGCGTCTGTGCTGTCCGCGGATTTGCACGTGACTGGAAACATGAAGACAACCGGCGATATTCAGGTGGAAGGCACGGTTGAAGGCGACATTCGCGCCCATCTTCTGACCATCGGCGAAAGCGCCACAATCAAGGGTGAAGTGGTTGCGGATGATGTGGTCATCAATGGCCGTATCGTTGGCCGTGTACGCGGCCTGAAGGTGCGCCTGACGTCGACTGCACGGGTCGAAGGCGACATTATCCACAAAACCATCGCAATCGAAAGCGGTGCGCATTTTGAGGGTTCTGTCCAGCGCCAGGACGATCCGTTGAACCCCGGCGCAAAAACCGCCCCGGCAAGCAAACCAAACCCTGCTTCCTAA
- a CDS encoding M23 family metallopeptidase: MRTRLGISIHGFLERLFPERRVFLKSDTDTRFVRLRPGTQLVAVGGVAIVVGWSIVVTSMLFMNSIGAGNFREQAKRDQTTYQTRLNDLAEQRDRRAAEALAAQHRFNAALEQISTMQSELLLSETRRHELETGIEVIQSNLRRTMKEREVARTNLAALRDLDTQDGDKRTMMAQIGNSAPVDILADALARTAEERDEVVEDAQVALEQADRLALEIALMKEDNDQIFRQLEEAMTISVAPLDKMFREAGLPTERILDQIRRGYSGQGGPLTPLSFSSRGEEPSADMERANRLLGHMDTLNLYRIAAEKAPFALPVKQAFRFTSDYGFRRDPKTGGRRMHKGVDFAASLGTDLHATADGVVTEAGWSSGYGRLIKIQHEFGIETRYAHLSKIRVKVGQRVSRGDHIGDMGASGRVTGVHLHYEVRVGGKAVNPMIFIKAAQDVF, translated from the coding sequence GTGCGGACACGTCTGGGGATCAGCATTCACGGTTTTCTGGAACGGCTTTTTCCGGAGCGCCGTGTGTTTCTGAAATCAGACACCGATACGCGCTTTGTGAGACTGCGTCCGGGGACACAGCTGGTTGCGGTAGGTGGCGTTGCGATTGTGGTCGGCTGGTCCATCGTGGTGACATCGATGCTCTTCATGAATAGCATCGGGGCGGGAAATTTCCGCGAGCAGGCGAAACGCGATCAAACAACCTATCAGACGCGCCTGAATGATCTGGCCGAACAGCGAGACCGCCGCGCCGCAGAAGCGCTGGCTGCGCAACATCGCTTCAATGCCGCGCTTGAACAGATATCTACCATGCAGTCCGAGTTGTTGCTCTCCGAGACACGGCGACACGAACTGGAAACGGGCATTGAAGTCATTCAGAGCAATCTGCGGCGGACAATGAAGGAACGCGAAGTCGCCCGCACGAACCTTGCGGCACTCAGGGACCTTGACACGCAGGACGGTGACAAGCGCACGATGATGGCGCAAATCGGGAACTCTGCTCCGGTTGATATCCTTGCCGACGCGCTGGCCCGGACTGCTGAGGAGCGCGACGAGGTTGTCGAAGACGCGCAGGTTGCGCTGGAACAGGCCGACCGTCTGGCGCTTGAGATCGCGCTGATGAAAGAAGACAACGACCAGATTTTCCGCCAGCTCGAAGAGGCCATGACGATCTCCGTTGCGCCACTGGACAAGATGTTTCGCGAGGCGGGTCTGCCGACGGAACGCATTCTGGATCAAATCCGTCGCGGCTATTCCGGCCAGGGTGGCCCCCTGACCCCCCTCTCCTTTTCAAGCCGAGGCGAAGAACCCAGCGCGGATATGGAGCGGGCGAACCGTCTGCTTGGGCATATGGACACGCTGAACCTTTACCGGATTGCCGCCGAAAAAGCGCCCTTTGCATTGCCGGTCAAACAGGCTTTCCGGTTTACCAGCGATTATGGGTTTCGGCGCGATCCGAAAACCGGGGGACGGCGGATGCACAAAGGTGTCGATTTCGCCGCATCGCTGGGCACCGATCTGCATGCGACCGCCGATGGCGTCGTAACTGAGGCGGGCTGGTCATCGGGCTATGGACGTCTTATTAAAATACAACATGAGTTCGGGATTGAGACCCGCTATGCGCATTTGTCAAAAATTCGCGTCAAAGTAGGGCAAAGGGTCTCGCGTGGCGATCATATTGGTGATATGGGAGCATCCGGACGGGTAACCGGCGTACATCTGCACTATGAGGTGCGTGTCGGCGGTAAGGCTGTAAACCCAATGATCTTTATCAAGGCTGCACAAGATGTTTTCTAA